A portion of the Scleropages formosus chromosome 13, fSclFor1.1, whole genome shotgun sequence genome contains these proteins:
- the LOC108925355 gene encoding uncharacterized protein LOC108925355 — protein MPPLPLDERIVVIQRPKSLPLRVGSPPTTSQQSHSASLRSEPPPSKPQPLPRHSRPHPSSSSSSSERKRRSPRRRSKGAREDGERGDFHPQHSNGAVILGSGQQKHTHTIDIKFSLGAGGGAREALSGKAHGGSLGRSSSLKGSREKKVSVRVDLGQGDKRGGRAQAKTEEALQQLQNSSQGKKKVPQDTHHPNEQRARPGERIGPAEPGKERDEDPPPQAYPANSSLSSQALREVACAGNKENSKLGPVHQPPKPQCLPRQHASIPVPHASVLNSRHPALAPLSCNSAAPLHQQLGQPHAFRSRELPAPHLLALASSRSSSRGGAFPSPDHTCALGLSHPFNCGCWKPVRSGGGAGRPGGCQGGPGVGRGSMGLKTLGGCLSTSSTTNTSSSNSTVSDCRTGPLRPLGCVLCSGRGGGFESPAAFRKKLVGGCLPCAPLSSSAPLRAFQSCVGGCNPKNSQAGSSTCSYCSSDPIVVTYNPRRGKLGGAGQAGGLRTAGIYSADDDDYSVRSIWPEELAKKMTRSKVEQNQQVVGLGRGPADTCESQKQNGTSPMVLDCRNLLEFTRSQRTDHAGRRRLQQGKMAVLDFIGSSSGRDVGHDSLKRLWTKGGEHYEGDSNGFGDGTLPHCPSTTSPTSQSPASFSPPPSAHTTLTKARDREAEGGHSVPSHPLPTAQSLHLIPNSLGQDQDEEGRKALQHDPGLSLPLSSFLPSSLSEETELSPDVENAPLSPILPFLFLGNERDAQDLELLLRLNIGFVVNVTTHLPLYHLATGLVRYKRLPATDSSKQNLRQYFEEVFEFIEEAHQSGRGVLVHCQAGVSRSATIVIAYLMKHTLMTMTDAYKYVRSRRPVVSPNLNFMGQLLEFERDLNSGVTPRILTPKLSGLETQV, from the exons ATGCCTCCACTCCCTCTCGACGAGCGCATAGTGGTCATACAGCGCCCCAAGAGCTTGCCCTTGCGTGTGGGCTCTCCCCCAACCACCTCCCAGCAGTCCCACAGCGCCTCCCTCAGAAGCGAGCCTCCACCTTCTAAGCCCCAGCCCCTCCCCCGTCACTCCCGTCCCCACCCCTCCtcctcgtcgtcctcctccGAGCGCAAACGCAGGTCCCCTCGCCGGCGCTCGAAGGGAGCGCGGGAAGACGGCGAGCGCGGCGACTTCCACCCTCAGCACAGCAACGGAGCCGTGATCCTGGGATCTGGGCAGCAGAAGCACACGCACACCATAGACATTAAGTTTTCCCTGGGTGCTGGGGGAGGCGCCCGAGAAGCGCTCTCAGGGAAGGCGCACGGCGGCAGCTTGGGCCGCAGCAGTAGCCTGAAGGGCAGCAGAGAGAAGAAAGTGTCTGTGCGTGTGGATCTGGGGCAGGGTGACAAGAGAGGTGGCAGAGCCCAGGCGAAGACCGAAGAGGCGTTACAGCAACTGCAGAACAGCTCTCAGGGCAAGAAGAAAGTTCCGCAAGACACCCATCATCCGAACGAGCAGCGTGCTCGTCCCGGAGAGAGAATCGGGCCGGCCGAGCCCGGGAAGGAGCGAGACGAAGACCCGCCCCCTCAGGCTTACCCCGCCAACAGCAGCTTGTCTTCCCAGGCTCTGCGGGAGGTGGCGTGTGCAGGGAACAAGGAGAACTCCAAACTGGGACCAGTTCACCAACCGCCCAAGCCCCAGTGCCTACCCCGCCAGCACGCTTCGATCCCTGTGCCCCACGCGTCAGTCCTAAACAGCCGCCACCCTGCCTTAGCCCCGCTCTCCTGCAATTCCGCCGCCCCTCTCCACCAGCAGCTCGGCCAGCCGCACGCGTTCCGGAGCCGGGAGCTCCCGGCGCCTCACCTCCTCGCGCTCGCCAGCTCGCGCAGCTCCTCTAGGGGCGGGGCTTTCCCCAGTCCGGACCATACTTGCGCCCTCGGCCTCTCCCACCCCTTCAACTGTGGCTGCTGGAAGCCGGTCCGGTCCGGTGGCGGAGCTGGCCGGCCCGGAGGGTGCCAGGGTGGTCCTGGCGTGGGCAGGGGAAGCATGGGGCTGAAAACCCTGGGAGGATGTCTGTCTACCTCATCCACCACTAACACCTCGTCATCCAACAGCACCGTGTCCGACTGTCGTACCGGGCCCCTCAGGCCCTTGGGCTGCGTCCTCTGCTCGGGCAGAGGGGGCGGTTTCGAGAGCCCGGCTGCATTTCGGAAGAAGCTCGTCGGGGGCTGCCTGCCATGTGCACCCCTCTCATCCTCCGCTCCTCTGCGCGCCTTCCAAAGTTGCGTTGGGGGCTGCAACCCGAAGAACAGCCAGGCCGGCAGTTCTACCTGCAGCTACTGCAGCAGCGACCCTATAGTGGTGACCTACAACCCCCGCAGAGGGAAACTGGGTGGGGCAGGCCAAGCCGGGGGGCTACGCACAGCAGGGATATACTCGGCGGATGATGACGACTACAGCGTACGCAGCATCTGGCCTGAGGAGCTGGCGAAGAAGATGACTCGCTCCAAAGTCGAGCAGAACCAGCAGGTTGTCGGATTGGGTCGGGGTCCCGCAGATACGTGTGAGAGCCAGAAGCAGAACGGCACCAGTCCTATGGTCCTAGACTGCCGGAACCTACTGGAGTTCACCCGATCTCAGCGGACGGACCACGCAGGTCGCCGACGTCTCCAGCAGGGGAAAATGGCGGTCCTCGATTTCATTGGCTCAAGCTCAGGTCGCGATGTGGGCCACGACTCGCTCAAGAGGCTCTGGACCAAAGGCGGAGAGCACTACGAGGGTGATTCTAACGGTTTTGGCGATGGCACCTTGCCCCACTGCCCCTCAACCACCTCTCCCACCAGCCAGTCCCCAGCCTCCTTCTCTCCTCCACCCTCAGCCCACACCACCCTCACGAAGGCCCGGGACAGAGAGGCGGAGGGGGGCCACTCGGTCCCttcgcaccccctccccacggCCCAGTCGCTGCACCTGATTCCGAACTCACTCGGCCAAGACCAAGACGAGGAGGGCAGGAAAG cgcTCCAGCACGACCCCGGGCTCTCGCTGcccctctcctccttcctcccttcctccctgtCGGAGGAGACGGAGCTGAGCCCTGACGTCGAGAACGCGCCCCTCAGCCCCATCCTGCCCTTCTTGTTCCTGGGGAATGAGAGAGACGCCCAGgacctggagctgctgctgcgtCTCAACATCGGCTTTGTGGTGAACGTCACCACCCACCTGCCGCTCTACCACCTGGCTACTGGCCTGGTGCGCTACAAGCGCCTGCCCGCCACCGACAGCAGCAAGCAGAACCTTCGGCAGTACTTCGAGGAGGTGTTCGAGTTCATCg AGGAGGCGCACCAGAGCGGACGGGGGGTCCTGGTGCACTGCCAGGCCGGGGTTTCCCGTTCCGCCACCATCGTCATCGCCTACTTGATGAAGCACACCCTGATGACCATGACGGATGCCTACAAGTACGTGCGAAGCCGGCGGCCCGTGGTCTCGCCCAATCTCAACTTCATGGGGCAGCTGCTGGAGTTCGAGAGGGACCTCAATTCGGGCGTCACCCCGCGCATCCTCACACCCAAGCTCAGCGGCCTGGAGACCCAGGTCTGA
- the eif1ad gene encoding putative RNA-binding protein EIF1AD, producing MSQATKRKHVVKEVLGDFIVPSGNQQIVRVLGSPGNNLHEAVTAEGDRFLVSMPTKFRKNIWIKRGDFVIVDPIEEGEKVKGEIIVILYKDHIRHLQKLGVWPKGFCENSALEVSKEEQPDGENSNKEEAEENGDTSESEDDSDLFVNTNRVRYQYSESEDEEEETDEEQGE from the exons ATGTCACAGGCTACTAAGCGCAAGCATGTGGTGAAGGAAGTGCTGGGAGACTTCATTGTTCCTTCAGGAAATCAACAAATAGTTAGA GTTTTAGGGAGCCCCGGGAATAACCTTCATGAGGCTGTCACTGCTGAGGGAGACCGCTTCCTGGTCAGCATGCCTACCAAGTTCCGCAAGAATATTTGGATAAAGAGAG GAGATTTTGTGATTGTTGATCCTATCGAAGAGGGAGAGAAGGTGAAAGGGGAAATCATTGTCATTCTCTACAAGGATCACATCCGACACTTGCAGAAATTGGGTGTTTG GCCAAAAGGTTTCTGTGAAAATTCTGCTTTGGAGGTGAGCAAAGAGGAGCAACCAGATGGAGAGAATTCCAACAAAGAAGAAGCTGAGGAGAATGGAGATACCAGCGAATCAGAAGATGACAGTGATCTTTTTGTCAACACAAACCGGGTCAGATACCAGTATAGTGAAagtgaagatgaagaagaagaaactgatGAGGAACAGGGTGAATAG